From the Phoenix dactylifera cultivar Barhee BC4 chromosome 10, palm_55x_up_171113_PBpolish2nd_filt_p, whole genome shotgun sequence genome, one window contains:
- the LOC103699391 gene encoding NDR1/HIN1-like protein 1 — MTCKSSACGHHRGWRKWCMWWKGDDCGHDCGCEESHRWRIFFAWFLALNILIVLIIFVIWLALRPTKPKFNLQNATIFSFNVSSPGNLVSTTLQVTFSTRNPNRIGIYYDQVDVFASYKYEQITPATAVPPFYQGHNDVDLWSPFLCGVTVPVAPYLAEALAQDQSSGLLLLHVKIDGRIRWKVGSWTSGRRHLFVTCPAVLSFQSGKGDSDQPAIKFQQISTCTVDV, encoded by the coding sequence ATGACGTGCAAGAGCAGCGCCTGCGGCCACCACCGCGGCTGGCGCAAGTGGTGCATGTGGTGGAAGGGGGACGACTGCGGCCACGACTGCGGGTGCGAGGAGAGCCACCGCTGGCGCATTTTCTTCGCCTGGTTCCTGGCCTTGAACATACTGATCGTCTTGATCATCTTCGTCATCTGGCTCGCCCTCCGACCCACCAAGCCCAAGTTCAACCTCCAGAACGCCACGATCTTCTCCTTCAACGTCTCCTCCCCGGGCAACCTCGTCTCCACCACCCTCCAGGTAACCTTCTCCACCCGCAACCCCAACCGCATCGGCATCTACTACGACCAAGTCGACGTCTTCGCCTCCTACAAGTACGAGCAGATCACCCCCGCCACCGCCGTCCCTCCATTCTACCAGGGCCACAACGACGTCGACCTCTGGTCCCCGTTCCTCTGCGGCGTCACCGTCCCGGTGGCGCCCTACCTCGCCGAGGCTCTCGCCCAGGACCAGTCctccggcctcctcctcctccacgtcAAGATCGACGGCCGGATCCGGTGGAAGGTGGGCTCGTGGACCTCCGGCCGCCGCCACCTCTTCGTCACCTGCCCGGCTGTTCTTTCTTTCCAGTCCGGGAAGGGCGACAGCGACCAGCCGGCCATCAAGTTCCAGCAGATCTCCACCTGCACCGTGGACGTCTGA
- the LOC103703139 gene encoding NDR1/HIN1-like protein 10, which yields MAYNNRESSRSGLGCLCNALFKLIIFGGLSVFSFWLIFRPHRFKAYVNTASLARFELADANSTLQYNLSLDLAIRNPNRRIGIYYDRIEATALYDGSQLSSTTLPTFYQHPKNTTVLHPAFDGRSPALGTAATTFKREKGEGFFYMEVKASAKIRLKVWFIKTRHFKPRIACTVKIPAPASSIPFESTKCHVDY from the coding sequence ATGGCTTATAACAACCGAGAAAGCTCGAGAAGTGGGTTGGGCTGCCTCTGTAACGCCCTCTTCAAACTCATCATATTTGGCGGCCTCTCCGTCTTCTCCTTCTGGCTGATATTCCGCCCTCATAGGTTCAAGGCCTACGTCAACACCGCCTCTCTCGCCCGCTTTGAGCTCGCCGACGCCAACTCCACCCTACAATACAacctctccctcgacctcgccaTTCGCAACCCCAACCGGAGAATCGGCATCTACTACGACCGCATCGAGGCCACCGCCTTGTACGATGGATCGCAGCTGAGCTCCACCACACTTCCCACCTTCTACCAGCATCCCAAGAACACCACCGTGCTGCACCCGGCCTTCGATGGGCGGTCGCCGGCCCTTGGAACGGCGGCCACCACCTTTAAGAGGGAGAAGGGCGAGGGATTCTTCTACATGGAGGTAAAGGCCTCCGCTAAGATCAGGTTGAAGGTTTGGTTCATCAAGACCCGGCATTTCAAGCCCCGGATTGCGTGCACGGTGAAGATTCCGGCGCCGGCGAGCTCCATCCCGTTTGAGAGCACGAAGTGCCATGTGGACTACTGA